From a region of the Podospora pseudopauciseta strain CBS 411.78 chromosome 7 map unlocalized CBS411.78m_7, whole genome shotgun sequence genome:
- the PDA1 gene encoding alpha subunit of pyruvate dehydrogenase (BUSCO:EOG09262Q8D; COG:C; EggNog:ENOG503NUI6), with translation MFSRATRLTRTLPVRVAAARASPVTASLARRTVTTNAASAQVDKSSVPQSEDEPFHVTLSDESFETYELDPPPYQLEVTKKQLKQMYKDMVVVRQMEMAADRLYKEKKIRGFCHLSTGQEAVAVGIEHAINKSDDVITSYRCHGFAYMRGGTVRSIIGELLGRREGIAYGKGGSMHMFAKGFYGGNGIVGAQVPVGAGLAFAQKYTGGKKATVILYGDGASNQGQVFEAFNMAKLWKLPALFGCENNKYGMGTSAARSSALTDYYKRGQYIPGLKVNGMDVLAVKAAVQYGKQWTEEDNGPLVLEYVTYRYGGHSMSDPGTTYRTREEIQRMRSTNDPIAGLKQHILDWGVAQEDELKNIDKEARSFVNEEVAAAEAMAVPEATPKILYEDIYVRGSEPDFIRGRILDENYYFKQ, from the exons ATGTTCTCGCGAGCCACCCGGTTAACAAGGACGCTGCCCGTCCgcgttgctgctgcccgcGCCAGCCCTGTCACGGCTTCGCTTGCCCGGAGGaccgtcaccaccaatgCCGCTTCGGCGCAGGTTGACAAGAGCTCCGTCCCCCAG TCCGAAGATGAGCCCTTCCATGTCACCCTTTCCGACGAGAGCTTCGAGACGTACGAGCTCGACCCCCCACCTTACCAGCTTGAGGTTACCAAGAAGCAGTTGAAGCAGATGTATAAGGATATGGTTGTCGTCAG ACAAATGGAGATGGCTGCCGACAGACTatacaaggagaagaagattcGGGGTTTCTGCCACCTCTCCACCGGTCAGGAGGCCGTCGCCGTCGGTATTGAGCATGCGATCAACAAGTCGGACGATGTCATCACCTCTTACAGATGCCACGGTTTCGCCTATATGAGAGGCGGCACTGTGCGCTCCATCATTGGCGAGCTTCTTGGTCGCCGTGAGGGTATTGCGTACGGCAAGGGCGGTTCTATGCACATGTTCGCCAAGGGCTTTTATGGCGGCAACGGCATTGTCGGCGCTCAGGTGCCTGTCGGTGCCgggttggcttttgcccaGAAGTATACCGGTGGCAAGAAGGCTACTGTTATCCTgtatggtgatggtgctTCCAACCAGGGTCAGGTGTTTGAGGCTTTCAACATGGCCAAGCTTTGGAAGTTGCCCGCCCTTTTCGGGTGCGAGA ACAACAAGTACGGTATGGGTACCTCCGCTGCCCGCTCCTCCGCCCTGACCGATTACTACAAGCGCGGCCAGTACATCCCCGGTCTCAAGGTCAACGGCATGGACGTCCTTGCGGTCAAGGCGGCCGTCCAGTACGGCAAGCAGTGGACTGAGGAGGACAATGGTCCGTTGGTTCTCGAGTACGTGACCTACCGCTACGGTGGTCATAGTATGTCGGACCCCGGCACCACCTACCGCACCCGTGAGGAAATTCAGCGTATGCGGTCCACCAACGATCCCATCGCCGGCCTCAAGCAGCACATTCTCGACTGGGGCGTAGCCCAGGAGGACGAGCTCAAGAACATCGACAAGGAGGCGCGCAGCTTCGTCAACGAGGAGgtggccgccgccgaggccatGGCCGTCCCTGAGGCCACCCCCAAGATCCTGTACGAGGACATTTACGTCAGAGGCTCCGAGCCCGATTTCATCCGTGGCCGCATCCTGGATGAGAACTACTACTTCAAGCAGTAA
- the cdc17 gene encoding ATP-dependent DNA ligase Cdc17 (COG:L; EggNog:ENOG503NW9U), which yields MPPKGSRQATLGKFFTQANGAAIPEPKVVAQNKTQTKLSFSTKVGEEQSPKRKKKDEEEEVSSDAEGGEEGVKPVEKKKKRGRPVKAAIITTTEKKMRKKEVDEDGDESMEDAEPAQKKARKGGRRVVRDEEDGDESMEDAPAPVEDGRVSSPEGYQYEKGSEPRMLNATPKKRQGKKVRQDEKEWNLGVESPEGYDYKGGSPPKLFKGDRLVAVGGKKVGKEEAGKKEGEKAGEKAVEKEEEVVKEGEETASSASDVEMEEEEEKPEVAKKVRQKVQATLKSADEHPFPDWKAGEPVPYAALCTTFSLVELTTKRLEIMAHCALFLRQVLRLTPDDLLPVVLLMINKLAPDYAGIELGIGESLIMKAIGESTGRSLAIIKQDQKEIGDLGLVAVKSRSTQPTMFKPKPLTVRGVLKGLMGIATTTGNGAQGRKVDGIKKLLSQADANGAKKVDITKDKGGPSEAKYLVRFLEGKLRLGLAEKSVIVSLSQAVVAHEAAQKGVAPSAADFEKGEAILKTVYSELPSYDVIIPAMVEHGIMNLRDHCKLRPGVPLKPMLANPTKAITEVLDRFENKLFTCEYKYDGERAQIHYVAKDTAEELSQSAANASKEVGNGVAAIFSRNSEDLSKKYPDVLAKLSTWVKDDTKSFVLDCESVAWDVDEKKVLPFQQLMTRKKKDVKIEEVKVKVCVFAFDLLYLNGEAVVNKSLRERRELLYKSFTPVEGEFAFATSMNGQELDEIQTFLDESVKASCEGLMVKMLDGEESGYEPSKRSRNWLKIKKDYLAGIGDSLDLVVLGAYFGKGKRTSVYGAFLLACYNPGTDTYETVCNIGTGFSEAVLEELHAQLSKITIDRPKPFYAHSSGGQHQPDVWFEPKYVWEVKTADLTLSPRYKAGMKEGVDPSGEKGISLRFPRFIKVRDDKKPDEATSSRQVAEMYRKQESVSKSKGPSVDDDFEY from the exons ATGCCTCCTAAGGGGAGTAGGCAGGCTACGCTGGG GAAATTCTTCACCCAGGCCAACGGCGCTGCGATTCCGGAGCCAAAGGTGGTGGCGCAAAATAAAACGCAGACGAAGTTGAGTTTTTCAAccaaggtgggggaggagcagagccccaagaggaagaagaaggatgaagaggaggaggtgagctCTGATgctgaggggggagaggagggggttaaaccggtggagaagaagaagaaacggGGCCGGCCTGTTAAGGCTGCCATCATCACTACGACGGAAAAGAAGATGAgaaagaaggaggttgatgaggatggggatgagagCATGGAGGATGCGGAACCTGCGCAGAAAAaagcgaggaagggggggaggagggtggtgagggatgaggaggatggggatgagagTATGGAGGATGCGCCGGCGCCGGTTGAGGATGGCAGGGTGTCCTCGCCGGAGGGGTATCAGTATGAGAAGGGGAGTGAGCCGAGGATGTTGAATGCGACGCCGAAGAAGAGgcaggggaagaaggtgagacaggatgagaaggagtgGAATCTGGGGGTGGAGTCGCCGGAGGGGTATGATTATAAGGGTGGGAGTCCGCCGAAGCTTTTCAAGGGGGATAggttggttgctgttggggggaagaaggttgggaaggaggaggcggggaagaaagagggggagaaggccggggagaaggcggttgagaaggaggaggaggttgtcaaggagggagaggagacGGCGTCCTCAGCTTCGGatgtggagatggaggaggaggaggagaagccggaggtggccaagaaggtGAGGCAGAAGGTGCAGGCTACGCTTAAGAGTGCTGATGAGCATCCTTTTCCTGACTGGAAGGCTGGGGAGCCGGTGCCGTATGCTGCTCTCTGCACTACGTTTTCGCTGGTGGAGCTCACGACGAAGAGGCTGGAGATTATGGCGCACTGTGCGCTGTTTTTGAGACAGGTTTTGAGGCTCACGCCGGATGATCTTTTGCCGGTGGTGCTGCTTATGATCAACAAGCTTGCTCCTGACTATGCGGGTATCGAGCTGGGCATCGGAGAGAGTTTGATCATGAAGGCTATCGGAGAGTCGACGGGCAGAAGTCTGGCGATTATCAAGCAGGATCAGAAGGAGATTGGTGATCTGGGCTTGGTGGCGGTCAAGAGCAGGTCGACGCAGCCGACCATGTTTAAACCAAAGCCATTGACTGTTAGGGGTGTGCTGAAGGGGCTGATGGGCATTGCCACGACAACGGGCAATGGAGCTcaggggaggaaggtggatGGGATCAAGAAACTGCTTTCCCAGGCTGATGCCAACGGGGCGAAGAAGGTTGATATCACCAAGGACAAGGGCGGGCCGAGTGAAGCCAAGTATCTGGTCAGGTTCCTGGAGGGGAAGCTGAGATTGGGTCTGGCGGAGAAGTCGGTCATTGTCAGCTTGTCACAGGCGGTAGTTGCGCACGAGGCGGCTCAAAAGGGGGTTGCGCCCAGTGCGGCTGACTTTGAGAAGGGCGAGGCGATCCTCAAGACTGTCTACAGCGAGCTGCCAAGCTACGATGTCATCATTCCGGCTATGGTTGAGCACGGGATCATGAACCTGAGGGATCACTGCAAGTTGAGGCCTGGTGTTCCCCTCAAGCCCATGTTGGCCAATCCTACCAAGGCTATCACCGAGGTTCTGGACCGGTTTGAGAACAAGCTTTTCACTTGCGAGTACAAGTACGATGGTGAAAGAGCGCAGATTCATTATGTGGCAAAGGACACTGCTGAAGAGCTCAGCCAGTCGGCCGCGAATGCCAGCAAGGAGGTGGGTAATGGTGTTGCGGCGATCTTCTCGAGAAACTCGGAGGATCTGTCCAAGAAGTACCCTGACGTCTTGGCCAAGCTGTCTACTTGGGTCAAGGATGACACGAAGAGCTTTGTCTTGGACTGCGAGTCGGTTGCTTGGGATgtggatgagaagaaggtgtTGCCTTTCCAGCAGCTGATGAcgcgcaagaagaaggacgtcAAGATTGAGGaagtcaaggtcaaggtttGCGTCTTTGCGTTCGATCTGCTTTATCTGAacggggaggcggtggtgaacAAGTCGCtcagggagaggagggagctgTTGTACAAGTCGTTTACTCCTGTCGAGGGCGAGTTTGCGTTTGCGACGTCGATGAATGGGCAGGAGCTGGATGAGATTCAGACGTTCTTGGATGAGTCGGTCAAGGCTTCGTgtgaggggttgatggtgaagatgctggatggggaggagagcgGGTATGAGCCTAGTAAGAGGTCGAGGAATTGGTTGAAG ATCAAGAAAGACTACCTCGCCGGCATCGGCGACTCGCTCgacctcgtcgtcctcggcgcCTACTTTGGCAAGGGCAAGCGCACCTCTGTCTACGGCGCCTTTTTGCTGGCGTGCTACAACCCCGGCACGGACACGTACGAAACGGTCTGCAACATTGGCACCGGCTTCAGCGAGGCTGTGCTCGAGGAGCTGCATGCCCAGCTCTCCAAGATCACGATTGATCGCCCCAAGCCGTTTTACGCCCACAGCAGCGGGGGCCAGCACCAGCCGGACGTGTGGTTTGAACCTAAATATGTCTGGGAGGTCAAAACGGCGGACTTGACGCTGAGCCCGAGGTACAAGGCGGggatgaaggagggggttgaccCGAgcggggagaaggggatCAGCTTGAGGTTTCCGAGGTTTATCAAGGTGAGGGATGACAAGAAGCCGGACGAGGCGACGAGCAGTCGGCAGGTGGCGGAGATGTATCGGAAGCAGGAGAGTGTGAGTAAGAGCAAGGGGCCgagtgtggatgatgatttTGAGTATTAG
- the MNP1 gene encoding 54S ribosomal protein L12, mitochondrial (BUSCO:EOG09265HPJ; COG:J; EggNog:ENOG503P1TG), with protein MSVSCRYAAQSCVRQLRTTAARTPLRTSSAVALQRRYNSTETSPKISAIVDQISQLTLLETADLVASLKSRLNIPDLPVGGFAAAAAPAAAPAAVEEAEDAAPAAAEKTLFSVKLMAFDAGAKPKVIKEVKNLLGLSLVDSKKFVESAPKLMKESVPKDEAEKIVATMKELGATVVME; from the exons ATGTCCGTCTCGTGCAGATACGCCGCGCAATCCTGCGTCCGCCAGCTccgcaccaccgccgccagaaCACCCCTCCgtacctcctccgccgtgGCCCTCCAAAGGAGATACAACTCAACCGAGACCAGCCCCAAGATCTCGGCCATCGTCGACCAGATTAGCCAATTGACCCTCTTGGAGACGGCCGACCTTGTTGCGAGCTTGAAG TCCCGTCTCAACATCCCCGACCTCCCCGTCGGTGGCttcgctgccgccgccgccccagcCGCCGCCCCCGCTGCCGTCGAAGAAGCCGAGGACGCCGCCCCGGCCGCCGCCGAAAAGACCCTCTTCTCCGTCAAGCTCATGGCCTTTGACGCCGGCGCCAAGCCCAAGGTCAtcaaggaggtcaagaacCTGCTCGGTCTCTCCCTAGTAGACTCCAAGAAGTTTGTCGAGAGCGCGCCCAAGCTCATGAAGGAGTCGGTACCAAAggacgaggccgagaagattGTCGCGACGATGAAGGAGTTGGGTGCTACTGTGGTGATGGAGTAA